A part of Eubacterium sp. AB3007 genomic DNA contains:
- the thrS gene encoding threonine--tRNA ligase translates to MIITLKDGSQKQYDQPMAVIDIARDLSDGLARMACIGQVDGEYVDLRTVVDKDASVNILTFEDDHGKEAYRHTCAHVLAEAVQNLFPEAKLAIGPSIDNGFYYDFDLRPLDREDLDKIEKEMKKIIKKGDELKYYTLPREEAIALMESREEPYKVEMIKDLPEDETISFYQQGDFIELCAGPHLMSTKPIKAFKLTSSSGAYWRGDEHNKMLTRIYGTAYTKKADLEERLAFLADIKNRDHNRLGREMGLFTTVDVIGQGLPLFLPKGTKMIQKLQRWIEDLEDYEWGYVRTRTPLMAKSTLYKISDHWYHYKDGMFTFGYESKEDMEKAEDRSGEIRGVEDLALIENDADANVYAMRPMTCPFQYYVYKATQKSYRDLPYRMGETSTLFRNEDSGEMHGLTRVRQFTISEGHLVCTPEQIDQEFKDCVRLAKYCLTTLGVEEDVTYRFSKWDPNDSDKYIGDAASWDKVQGMMKKILDEIGLEYTEAEGEAAFYGPKLDIQAKNVYGKEDTMITIQLDMFLAERYDMYYIDKDGSKKRPYIIHRTSMGCYERTLAWLIEKYAGKFPTWLCAEQVRVLPVSEKYADYAQEVFKELRRNGVDVTVDNSAERLGYKLRQAQLDRLPYMLVVGGKEEEEKTVSVRSRFAGDEGSKPLSAFVDQICEEIRTKAIRKEEPKDEK, encoded by the coding sequence ATGATCATCACACTGAAAGACGGCAGTCAGAAACAGTATGACCAGCCCATGGCGGTCATCGACATTGCCAGAGACCTGAGCGACGGGCTTGCCCGCATGGCCTGCATCGGCCAGGTAGACGGAGAATATGTAGACCTGAGAACGGTTGTCGATAAGGATGCTTCTGTAAACATCCTGACCTTCGAGGACGACCACGGCAAGGAAGCCTATCGCCACACCTGCGCCCACGTGCTGGCAGAGGCGGTGCAGAACCTGTTCCCCGAGGCCAAGCTGGCCATCGGACCGTCCATCGACAACGGTTTCTACTATGACTTCGATCTGCGTCCACTGGACAGAGAGGACCTGGACAAGATCGAGAAGGAAATGAAGAAGATCATCAAGAAGGGGGACGAACTGAAATACTACACTCTCCCCAGAGAAGAGGCCATCGCGCTGATGGAGAGCAGGGAGGAGCCTTATAAGGTCGAGATGATCAAGGACCTGCCGGAGGATGAGACCATCTCCTTCTACCAGCAGGGCGATTTCATCGAGCTTTGTGCTGGACCGCACCTGATGAGCACCAAGCCCATCAAGGCATTCAAGCTCACCTCTAGCTCCGGTGCTTACTGGAGAGGCGATGAGCATAACAAGATGCTGACACGTATCTACGGCACTGCCTACACCAAGAAGGCAGACCTGGAGGAGCGTCTCGCGTTCCTGGCAGACATCAAGAACAGAGACCACAACCGCCTGGGGCGTGAGATGGGTCTGTTCACCACCGTAGATGTGATCGGCCAGGGGCTGCCCCTGTTCCTGCCCAAGGGAACCAAGATGATCCAGAAGCTGCAGCGCTGGATCGAGGACCTGGAGGATTACGAGTGGGGCTACGTGCGTACCCGTACACCGCTGATGGCCAAGTCCACCCTGTACAAGATCTCCGACCACTGGTATCACTACAAGGACGGAATGTTCACCTTTGGCTACGAGAGCAAGGAGGATATGGAGAAGGCAGAGGATCGCTCCGGCGAGATCCGCGGCGTGGAAGACCTGGCACTCATCGAGAACGACGCGGATGCCAACGTCTACGCCATGCGCCCCATGACCTGCCCGTTCCAGTACTATGTGTACAAAGCCACCCAGAAGAGTTACCGTGACCTGCCGTACAGAATGGGAGAGACATCGACCCTGTTCAGAAACGAGGATTCCGGTGAGATGCACGGGCTGACACGTGTCCGCCAATTCACGATCTCTGAGGGGCATCTGGTGTGCACACCGGAGCAGATCGACCAGGAGTTCAAGGATTGCGTCCGCCTGGCGAAATACTGCCTGACCACGCTGGGTGTGGAAGAAGATGTGACCTACCGGTTCTCCAAGTGGGACCCGAACGATTCCGATAAGTACATCGGGGACGCAGCCTCCTGGGACAAGGTTCAGGGAATGATGAAGAAGATCCTGGACGAGATCGGACTGGAATATACAGAGGCAGAGGGCGAGGCCGCCTTCTATGGGCCCAAGCTGGATATCCAGGCCAAGAACGTCTACGGCAAGGAAGACACCATGATCACCATCCAGCTGGACATGTTCCTGGCGGAGCGGTACGACATGTACTACATCGACAAGGACGGCAGCAAGAAGCGTCCATACATCATCCACAGAACTTCCATGGGTTGCTACGAGAGAACGCTGGCATGGCTCATCGAGAAGTATGCCGGCAAGTTCCCCACATGGCTTTGTGCGGAGCAGGTACGCGTGCTCCCGGTCTCCGAGAAATACGCGGACTACGCACAGGAAGTATTCAAGGAACTCCGCAGGAACGGGGTGGATGTTACTGTGGACAACAGTGCTGAGCGTCTTGGTTACAAGCTCCGCCAGGCGCAGCTTGACCGTCTGCCGTACATGCTGGTAGTTGGCGGCAAGGAAGAAGAAGAAAAGACTGTCTCCGTCAGAAGCCGGTTCGCCGGAGATGAAGGCAGCAAGCCGTTGTCCGCGTTCGTCGATCAGATCTGCGAGGAGATCCGCACAAAGGCTATCCGCAAGGAAGAACCAAAGGATGAGAAATAA
- a CDS encoding cyclodeaminase/cyclohydrolase family protein: protein MTERLTTLRCDEFVAQLGSDAPVPGGGSASGLVAALATALANMVGHLTVGKKKYAEVEEEIQTLMKRCDALEKEMLAMAEKDAEAFRPLSAAYRMPEDTPEQAEEKARVMEEVLAEATYAPLEIVRGCREVIEICDAFAHKGSRLAVSDAGVGVLFAKSAMQGAALNVFINTRSMKDRKQAADINRETEAILSVYGRKADEVYAYVRNQLR from the coding sequence ATGACTGAGAGATTGACGACCCTGCGCTGCGATGAGTTCGTGGCGCAACTGGGATCCGATGCGCCGGTGCCGGGAGGCGGAAGTGCCTCCGGTCTGGTGGCGGCACTGGCGACTGCCCTTGCCAATATGGTGGGACATCTGACTGTCGGAAAGAAGAAATACGCAGAGGTGGAGGAGGAGATCCAGACACTCATGAAGCGCTGCGATGCGCTGGAGAAGGAGATGCTGGCCATGGCTGAGAAGGACGCGGAGGCATTCCGGCCCCTGTCAGCCGCTTATCGTATGCCGGAGGATACCCCGGAACAGGCTGAAGAGAAAGCCCGTGTTATGGAAGAGGTGTTGGCGGAGGCGACGTATGCGCCGCTGGAGATCGTCCGGGGATGTCGAGAGGTCATCGAGATCTGCGATGCGTTTGCCCACAAGGGCAGCCGTCTGGCGGTGAGCGATGCCGGTGTTGGTGTGCTCTTCGCCAAGTCCGCCATGCAAGGTGCGGCGCTGAATGTGTTCATCAACACCAGATCCATGAAAGACCGAAAGCAGGCAGCAGACATCAACCGGGAGACCGAGGCGATCCTGTCCGTTTACGGCCGGAAGGCCGACGAGGTGTACGCATACGTACGGAACCAGCTGCGGTAG